Below is a window of Methanothermobacter thermautotrophicus DNA.
CCTTGAGTTTTATTACCTTTCCCCTGCGGTAGAATGCGTCCGCGGTTATTGCAACCTTTGCCTCGGCGTCTGCAGCCCTTTCCCTGAAGGCCTTGGCCCAGAAGCCGCTGAAAACGACGCTGTGAACTGCACCTATGCGTGCACATGCGAGCATGGCCATGGGTAGTTCAGGTATCATGGGGAGGTATATGCTGACACGGTCTCCCCTTGAGACGCCCATATCCTTAAGGGCATTTGCCAGACGGTTAACCTCCCTGTAGATGTCGTAGTAGGTGAGCTTACGGATGCTACCATCCTCGCCCTCCCATATATATGCCACCCTGTTCCTTTCAGGCCCCATGACATGCCTGTCAAGGGCATTGTATGTGATGTTGAATTTTCCGCCTGTGAACCAGCGGGCATGGGGCGGCTCCCATTCAAGGACACGGGTGTATGGTCTGAACCATTCGAGTTCAGATGCCATCTCATCCCAGAACCACTCCGGCTCGGATCTGGCCTTCTCAAGGAGCTCATCATAATCCTCAATACCCCTGTCGTCCATCCATGCCCTTATATTACTGTTTTCTACAAGTTCCGGGTCTGGGTTAAAAACCCTTTCCTCCCTGAGCAGAGCATCAAGCTGTCCTCTCATAAACAACCCCCTTCTATTAATATCTTTTTAATTCATGATTTAAATAGTTGGCAGAATATAGATGGGTGCATGAAGATGTGTGCTGAGGTCCTTGTCGGGATCCTTGAGGAAGCTGGTTTCACCCATATATTCGGGCACCCCGGTGAACAGATGCTGCCCCTCTATGAGGCTCTGAGAAGATCCGGGATTGAACATGTTCTCATGAGACACGAGCAGGGAGCCGTCCACGCTGCAGATGGCTACGCCAGGGCATCAGGTGGACCTGCGGTTTGTGTTGCCACTGGAGGGCCCGGCGCCCTTAACCTTGTTATGGGTGTGGCTGCTGCAAACACAGATTCTGTGCCCCTAATCGCCTTAACCGGTGACCTGCCCCGTGGTGGGGGTCCTGGAAGGTTTCAGGAGGCTGACCTTGAGGCGGTCTTCAGGCCTGTCACAAGGATGAGCATGACCCCCTGGAGTGTTGATGAGGCCTCCAGGATGCTGGCTGAATCCATAGAATCCCTGAGGAGGGGGCTTACCGGTGTTATACACATAAACCTGCCAAGGGACGTCCTAGAGGAGGATTCGAAACGCCCCTTGAAGTCATCTGGAGTGTGGAAAGAACTCCCAGACATCAGCAGTGCGCTGGAGCTCCTCAGATCCTCTGAAAGGCCCCTTGTACTTGCAGGGGGTGGTATAATCTGGGGGAATGCTATTGATGAGTTCAGGGAATTCATAGAGAATGCCAGGATCCCTGTGGTGACCACCTACAGTGCAAGGGGTGTTCTACCTGAGGACCATCCCCTCTGCCTGGGAATGGCAGGTACCAGGGGGACACCGGCAGCTAACCATGCTGCTGGGAACTGTGACGTCCTCCTCGTCCTCGGGGCGAGGCTCTCAGAGAGGACCCTGGCAGCCACGGGCAATGCAAGGGTAATACACGTAAACACTGACCCCTCTGTACTGAGGGGAGATGTTGTGCTGCAGATGGATGTTGGGGATTTCCTCAGGGTCATGCCTGAATTAAAGGGCCCCTCATGGTGGCTTGAGGAACTTGCAGCCTACAGGAGGGCCAACCCTCCAATCAGTGAGTTACCAGCCCCTGAGGGGGGTGCATTTGTAACATCAACCGCTGTGAGGGGTATCCTTGATGCAGCCCCCTATGCCACCATAGTCAACGACGCAGGCAGCCACACCACATGGGTGACCCTCCACAGGAGGGTTCTCCGTGAGCGCTCCCTCATATTCTCGGGTGGCTTCGGACCCATGGGTTACGGCCTCCCGGCTGCCATCGGTGCAAAGCTTGCGGATCCATCAGAGGATGTCATCATGATAGCAGGTGACGGCGGATTTCAGATGACGGTCCAGGAACTTGGCACAGTTGCTGAGCTGGATCTTCCCATCACCATGTGCATCCTGAATAACCAGAAGCTTGATGTTATAAGGCAGTGGCAGGAGATGAAATACGGGGCCAGTTATTCTGTTGAACTGAAGAACCCTGATTTCATTAAACTTGCAGATGCCTATGGTATAGGGGCTGAGAGGGTCCGGAGAGCTGAAGATGTCCCGGGTGCCGTGGAGAGGGCTCTTGATTCAGGTGAACCTCGCATACTGGAGTTCATGGTTGAAGGGGAGGACATACCTCTCCCAAGGGTCAGGCCCTGACTCCTTAAAAGATGATCAACTGAAGTCCTGGATCCTGTGTTAAATTTCATGAGCTGCAGATGGTGCTGTGATGAAGAATGTCTTGCCCTCCATGAGAGATCTTCACCACCAAAAAAAGTAGAAATTTAGAGGTCCTCTGGGAGGTATGTGTCTGCAACTGCTGCAACGGCCTCTCCCATTTCAACCTCAAATCCAAGCTCCCTGAGGGTCATCTCAAGGGCTGAGAATGTTGTTATAAGTTCCCTGTGGGTTATGTTACCCATGTGGCCTATCCTGAATATCCTTCCCTTGAGGTGGTCCTGTCCCCCTGCAAGCTCAACATGGTACTTGTTCCTCATTGTCCCCCTCAGTTCACCATCTGTAACTCCCTCTGGGAGATTAACAGCCGTGACCGTTGTTGATGAGACTGCTTCATCAGGGAACAGTTCGAGGTTGAGGGCCTTCACCGCATTCCTCGTAGCTTCAGCAGCTATCCTGTGCCTCTTTATCCTGTTGTTGAGTCCCTCCTCCATTATAACCTTGAGGGCCTCATGCATTGCGTATATGAGTGAAACTGCAGGTGTGTATGGTGTTTCAGGTGGCTCTGCGTCACCGCTCTTCCTGTACTTTTTGAGGTTCAGGTAATATGTCCTGGGATTATCAACAGCGTCAATGACACTCCATGCGTCTTCACTAAGGGTTATGGCTGCCATGCCAGGGGGTGCTGCGAGGCACTTCTGGGAACCTGTAACGCAGATGTCTATGCCGTAGCCATCAACATCGACCTCATCCCCTCCAAGGGATGATACTGTGTCAACTATGTAGAGGGCGTCGTAGTCGTCCATTATCTTCCCTATCTCCCTGATGGGGTTAGCCACCCCCGTTGATGTCTCATTGTGGACTACGGTGACTGCCTTTATATCATCATTCTCCTCGAGGGTGTATCCAATATCGTCAGGGTTAACGGCTTTGCCCCACTCTACGTCTATTGTGATGGATTCGCCTCCGAATGCCTCCACTATCTGGGCGAACCTCTGGCCGAATTTACCCCCAACAACATTCAGAATCTTATCTCCGGGTTCTACAATGTTTGCAACTGCGGCTTCCATTGCAGCTGTCCCTGAACCCGTCAGAAGGTAAGACTTATTGCTGGTCCTGAAAACATCGGACATCATATCAGTCGTTTCAGTCAGGATCTTGCCGAATAGGGCGCTCCTGTGGTTAACAATGTTCTCTGACATTGCCTTGAGGACTCTCTGGGCCACCCTTGTCGGCCCGGGAATCATAAGCAGTGTTTCATCCATTTCCAAAAAACCTCCAGATTAAAGTGGATTTTATGACCTGTACCTATTTTTAATCTGTCCATTTAAAAAGATTTACATGGGCCTCCAAAACAGGGGCCCCGAAGTTGTTATAGGCAACTCAATGACATTTAAAAAGATTTGCATGGGCCTCCACAGGGCCCATCCATGGAGTCAGATGAAAAATGTGGTGAGGGTGGATGCTGAAGAGGTGTCTGAATTCCCTGCCAGGAGAGGATCCCTAACAGGAAAGCTGAAATTTGCGGTCTCCACTTCTCTGCATGCTTTGTAGTTCATAGTTACCTGAAAGCTGGAGATGTGCATGGTGGGGGCTTAAAAGCATCCACCAGCTGTGAACCCAAAGAATGATATATAAATGTGGATAAAGTTATCCCATGGAAGTTCAGGAATGGCTCAGGTGGTACACCCGTATACTTGATGACTTTGGATTTGAGAGGGAGGCTGACGAGGAGTCAGCATCATACCTGGACGCCTTCCTCAGGGAACACGGATGCCCAAGGGTTGAGGACCTTGATATCAGGTCCAGGGACTTCATTGTATTCGGGGCCGGACCATCACTCAGATCCCACCTCAAAAGGTTCAGGGCCCTCCATGAATCCATGACAGTTATCTCGGCAGATGGTGCCACGACTGCACTTCTCGAGGAGGATGTGGTTCCTGATATAATCGTAACTGACCTTGATGGCAGGATGGAGGATATACTCGATGCAAACCGGCTGGGGGCCGTTGTGGTGGTCCATGCCCACGGGAACAACCTCCCAGCACTGAGGAGGTACCTTCCACTCCTCCAGAATGTCATAGGGACAACCCAGAGCATCCCTCATGGTTGTCTCCACAATTTTGGTGGATTCACCGATGGTGATCGGGCTGTTTTCCTTGCTGCAGCCCTTGGCGCTGAGCGTATAGTTCTGGCGGGTATGGACTTCGGTGAGGTCGTCACAAGGTACTCAAGGCCTGATATGGACTCTGAGCTTGGGCCCGCCGATCCTGTTAAGAGGCTCAAACTCGAGTATGCCAGTAAACTGATAGACTGGCTTGAGATGAACATGAATGTCCGGATAGAGAGATGGTGAATAGGATAAAGAAAGTGAAGGATCATGAAAGGCGATAAGAGGCGTGATATAAGGGATATACTCCTGCATGATGAGACCCTATTCAGGAACATGCATGCCTTTGACCCAGACTATGTTCCTGAAAATTACAGGTACAGGGAGTCACAGATGGAGGCCCTTGCAGTGTGTATAAGGCCCGCCCTGAGGAATGGGAGGCCCGTCAATGCCGTTATCCTGGGGTCATGTGCAACAGGTAAGACAACCGCCATCAAGAAGATATTTGAAATGGCTGAATCAACATCAGAGAGCGTTGTCTGCTGCTACATAAACTGTCAGCTCCACACCACCCGATTCGGGATCTTCTCACAGATCTACAGCAGGATATTCGGGCACCAGCCACCTGAAACAGGTGTCCCCTTCTCACGGATATATCAGGCCATAATGCAGCACCTTGCAAGCGAGAACAGGGCCCTTGTGGTTGCCCTTGATGACATCAACCACCTCTTCTACAGTAAAAACGCCAACAAGGTGCTCTACGATATACTGAGGGCTCATGAGGTGTTTGAGGGTGTGAGGACCGGTGTATTCGCTGTTCTTTCGGATATAGAGTTCAGGTACGCCCTTGATAAAAATGTTGACTCCATATTCATACCCCAGGAGATCGTATTCCCACCCTACACACGTGAAGAGGTGTTCAACATACTCAGGGATCGTGTCAGGGTGGGGTTCTACCCGGGCGTCATATCCGATGAACTCATTGAGAGGATAACCGACCATACAATGGATACAGGGGACCTCAGATACGGTATAGACCTCCTCAGGGTCTGTGGAAACCTTGCAGAGGCCGATGCATCACCCATGATAACAGGGGAACACCTTGAAAGGGCCATTAAGAGCACAGGACCAGTTAATCTGATCCACACAGTGAGGACCCTGAATGAAAATGAGAGGGAGTTCCTGAGGATACTTGCAGATGCTGGTGATGATATAACAGCGGGAGCTCTCTATGAGCTCTTCAGGGAGAGTACGGGGTCAAGCTACTCATCCTTCAACAGGATAATTGAGAAACTGGAATTTTTAAGGTTGATCGACACGAGGCTCACCGGTAAGGGTGTGCGTGGTAACTCCAGGATCCTGATTCCACGTTTCAGCAGGGAGGATCTCGGGAGGTGCCCTGGCTTCTGATTCATATACTTGCAGGATAATTTGAGTTACATCCGGCTGCAACGCTTATAACGCCCCATAGGAGGGCTATCAGAACCGTTGATATGATTAAACATGCCTTCAGATCCACCGCAACGACAAGCTGCCCTACACGTCTCCTGATACTGTTTGATCTCCTCAGACTGTGCATAATATCCACTCCACTACCATGTTCATGTGGAGATTATTTAAGAAAAGAGATAGAGAGCACCTGAAAAGTAAATTAGATAAGATGCCATGTAGACTGAAACCCATGTCAGTGAATGTGCATCTGAAGGATGTCCCTTGGTGCACACTTTGGGAGGGGAAACATGAAAGGGTTTGAATTCTTTGATGTCACTGCAGATGCTGGATACTGGGCCTATGGACATACCCTTGAGGAGGTGTTCGAGAACGCGGCCCTTGCAATGTTTGAGGTTATGACCGACACGTCACTGGTTGAGGCTGCTGAGGAGAGAAGAGTTGAAATCACATCAGAGGATAGAGTCTCACTCCTCTATGACTGGCTGGACGAACTGCTCTTCATACATGACACTGAATTTATTTTATTCAGTAAATTCAAAGTTAAGATAGATGAGAAAGATGATGGCCTCCACCTCAAAGGTACCGCCATGGGTGAAACGATAAAGGAAAGGCATGAGCGGCGTGACGAGGTGAAGGCGGTGACATTCCATATGATGGATATAATGGAGGATGATGGGCTGTTAAAGGCAAGGGTAATCCTTGACCTCTAATTTTATATGCGAAGAAATGATGGAGGATGGTTTGCATGAGTATACATGAAGAACTGGTTAAGGTGAGAGAATCCGTATGGGAAGTTCCAACATCATACAAGAAGGGAATGCGGGTGCCCGGGAGGATCTTCCTGCGTGAGGAGGCCCTCAGGGACCTTGAGAAGGGCGCCATTGATCAGGTGGCCAACGTTGCATGCCTTCCCGGCATCCAGAAGTTCTCAATTGGACTGCCAGATATTCACTTCGGTTACGGCTTCAGTATTGGGGGTGTTGGTGCCTTCAGCGCCCGTACAGGGGTTATAAGCCCTGGAGGTGTTGGGTTCGACATAAACTGTGGTGTGAGGATGGTCCGGACAAACCTCAACCATGAGGATGTCAGGCCAAAGATAAAGGAGCTCATAAACACTCTCTTCACCAATGTCCCCTCCGGTGTTGGGAGTAAGGGGAAGATACGTCTGAAACAAGGTGAGATCGATGAGGTCCTTGAAAACGGTGCTGAATGGGCCGTTGAAAACGGATACGGCTGGGACCAGGACCTCAAATACCTGGAAGAAAATGGTAAAATGGAGGATGCCAGCTCAGAAAAGGTCAGTGAGAAGGCCAAGAAAAGGGGTATACCCCAGCTCGGATCCCTTGGCTCAGGTAACCACTTCCTTGAGGTCCAGATGGTTGATGAGATCTTCGATGAGGAAGCAGCCAGGGCCTACGGTGTGAGCCAGGGAAATGTAGCCGTCATGATACACTCTGGTTCACGTGGCTGCGGTCACCAGGTCTGCTCAGATTACCTCAGGCTAATGGACAAGGCATACAAGAGGTACAAGATAAACATACCTGACAGACAGCTTGCATGCGCCCCTGTGGATTCGGATGAGGCCCTGGATTATTTCCAGGCCATGGCAGCTGCTGCAAATTATGCCTGGGCCAACCGTCAGATGATAGTCCACTGGGTCAGGGAGTCATTTGAGGCTGTCTTCGGCATGACTGCAGAGGACATGGAGATGGAAATACTCTATGACGTGGCCCACAACATAGCCAAGAAGGAGGTGCACACAGTAAAGGGTCGTGATACAGAGCTATTCGTCCACAGAAAGGGTGCTACAAGGGCATTCGGACCTGGAAGGGATGAGATACCCCGGGAATACAGAAAAATCGGTCAACCCGTTATAATACCCGGGACAATGGGAACATCATCCTACCTCCTCCACGGGACAGATGTCGCCATGGCGGAAACCTTCGGTTCAACCGCCCACGGCGCCGGCCGTAAGATGAGCCGTGCAGGTGCCAAGAAGACCTACCGGGGCGAGGAGGTCCAGAGGAAACTTGAAAGTGAGGGCATATATGTGAGGGCCACCTCCATGCCTGTGGTTGCAGAGGAGGCCCCGGGGGCCTACAAGGACGTGGACGTCGTTGTGAGGACAGCCCATGAAACAGGCATATCCCGCCTCGTGGCCAGGATGCTCCCCCTCGGCGTTGCCAAGGGATAGGCGGGGTGAATAAATGATAGGGATCATTGGAGGTACCGGTGTATACGAGATAGTTGAACACGGGAGGGTGGAGAGGCAGGAATCCATCTCCACCCCCTACGGTGAAACCCCTGAAATATCCATCTTCAAACTCCACCGGCAGATGGTTGCATTCATACCGAGACACTCACCTGGCCATGACAACCCCCCGCACAGGGTAAACTACCGGGCCAACGTATGGGCCCTCAAAGAACTGGGGGTCAGACATATAATAGCAACAAACGCCGTGGGATCCCTTAAAAGATCAATAGGGCCTGGTGACTTTGTTGTGCCCGAGGACTTCCTCGACTTCACCAGGTCCCGGCCATCAACCTTCTATGATGAGAAGACGGTGCATGTAGACATGACAGAGCCCTACTGCAGGAACCTACGCTCCGCCCTCACAGGATACCCTGGTGTG
It encodes the following:
- a CDS encoding thiamine pyrophosphate-binding protein, whose amino-acid sequence is MKMCAEVLVGILEEAGFTHIFGHPGEQMLPLYEALRRSGIEHVLMRHEQGAVHAADGYARASGGPAVCVATGGPGALNLVMGVAAANTDSVPLIALTGDLPRGGGPGRFQEADLEAVFRPVTRMSMTPWSVDEASRMLAESIESLRRGLTGVIHINLPRDVLEEDSKRPLKSSGVWKELPDISSALELLRSSERPLVLAGGGIIWGNAIDEFREFIENARIPVVTTYSARGVLPEDHPLCLGMAGTRGTPAANHAAGNCDVLLVLGARLSERTLAATGNARVIHVNTDPSVLRGDVVLQMDVGDFLRVMPELKGPSWWLEELAAYRRANPPISELPAPEGGAFVTSTAVRGILDAAPYATIVNDAGSHTTWVTLHRRVLRERSLIFSGGFGPMGYGLPAAIGAKLADPSEDVIMIAGDGGFQMTVQELGTVAELDLPITMCILNNQKLDVIRQWQEMKYGASYSVELKNPDFIKLADAYGIGAERVRRAEDVPGAVERALDSGEPRILEFMVEGEDIPLPRVRP
- a CDS encoding alanine--glyoxylate aminotransferase family protein, encoding MDETLLMIPGPTRVAQRVLKAMSENIVNHRSALFGKILTETTDMMSDVFRTSNKSYLLTGSGTAAMEAAVANIVEPGDKILNVVGGKFGQRFAQIVEAFGGESITIDVEWGKAVNPDDIGYTLEENDDIKAVTVVHNETSTGVANPIREIGKIMDDYDALYIVDTVSSLGGDEVDVDGYGIDICVTGSQKCLAAPPGMAAITLSEDAWSVIDAVDNPRTYYLNLKKYRKSGDAEPPETPYTPAVSLIYAMHEALKVIMEEGLNNRIKRHRIAAEATRNAVKALNLELFPDEAVSSTTVTAVNLPEGVTDGELRGTMRNKYHVELAGGQDHLKGRIFRIGHMGNITHRELITTFSALEMTLRELGFEVEMGEAVAAVADTYLPEDL
- a CDS encoding 6-hydroxymethylpterin diphosphokinase MptE-like protein, encoding MEVQEWLRWYTRILDDFGFEREADEESASYLDAFLREHGCPRVEDLDIRSRDFIVFGAGPSLRSHLKRFRALHESMTVISADGATTALLEEDVVPDIIVTDLDGRMEDILDANRLGAVVVVHAHGNNLPALRRYLPLLQNVIGTTQSIPHGCLHNFGGFTDGDRAVFLAAALGAERIVLAGMDFGEVVTRYSRPDMDSELGPADPVKRLKLEYASKLIDWLEMNMNVRIERW
- the cdc6-2 gene encoding ORC1-type DNA replication protein Cdc6-2, which codes for MKGDKRRDIRDILLHDETLFRNMHAFDPDYVPENYRYRESQMEALAVCIRPALRNGRPVNAVILGSCATGKTTAIKKIFEMAESTSESVVCCYINCQLHTTRFGIFSQIYSRIFGHQPPETGVPFSRIYQAIMQHLASENRALVVALDDINHLFYSKNANKVLYDILRAHEVFEGVRTGVFAVLSDIEFRYALDKNVDSIFIPQEIVFPPYTREEVFNILRDRVRVGFYPGVISDELIERITDHTMDTGDLRYGIDLLRVCGNLAEADASPMITGEHLERAIKSTGPVNLIHTVRTLNENEREFLRILADAGDDITAGALYELFRESTGSSYSSFNRIIEKLEFLRLIDTRLTGKGVRGNSRILIPRFSREDLGRCPGF
- a CDS encoding archease, whose amino-acid sequence is MKGFEFFDVTADAGYWAYGHTLEEVFENAALAMFEVMTDTSLVEAAEERRVEITSEDRVSLLYDWLDELLFIHDTEFILFSKFKVKIDEKDDGLHLKGTAMGETIKERHERRDEVKAVTFHMMDIMEDDGLLKARVILDL
- a CDS encoding RtcB family protein, yielding MSIHEELVKVRESVWEVPTSYKKGMRVPGRIFLREEALRDLEKGAIDQVANVACLPGIQKFSIGLPDIHFGYGFSIGGVGAFSARTGVISPGGVGFDINCGVRMVRTNLNHEDVRPKIKELINTLFTNVPSGVGSKGKIRLKQGEIDEVLENGAEWAVENGYGWDQDLKYLEENGKMEDASSEKVSEKAKKRGIPQLGSLGSGNHFLEVQMVDEIFDEEAARAYGVSQGNVAVMIHSGSRGCGHQVCSDYLRLMDKAYKRYKINIPDRQLACAPVDSDEALDYFQAMAAAANYAWANRQMIVHWVRESFEAVFGMTAEDMEMEILYDVAHNIAKKEVHTVKGRDTELFVHRKGATRAFGPGRDEIPREYRKIGQPVIIPGTMGTSSYLLHGTDVAMAETFGSTAHGAGRKMSRAGAKKTYRGEEVQRKLESEGIYVRATSMPVVAEEAPGAYKDVDVVVRTAHETGISRLVARMLPLGVAKG
- the mtnP gene encoding S-methyl-5'-thioadenosine phosphorylase translates to MIGIIGGTGVYEIVEHGRVERQESISTPYGETPEISIFKLHRQMVAFIPRHSPGHDNPPHRVNYRANVWALKELGVRHIIATNAVGSLKRSIGPGDFVVPEDFLDFTRSRPSTFYDEKTVHVDMTEPYCRNLRSALTGYPGVIDGGVYVCTEGPRFETPAEIRMFRALGGTVVGMTGLPEAVLARELEMCYASLCLVSNYAASISSSKLTITEVLEIMDEKKHELIDIIDAAIRDLKMEQPCPCPDALRGADINDG